A window of the Lactuca sativa cultivar Salinas chromosome 5, Lsat_Salinas_v11, whole genome shotgun sequence genome harbors these coding sequences:
- the LOC111918668 gene encoding uncharacterized protein LOC111918668 gives MRHSSARNFIERCFGILKARWGILRDNSHYPIDLTNKIIMACCLLHNYIRQEMTIDPFENRFELDEGTGDVGGGDDDHITTVGVSTEWTTFRNNLAQISVMEKSINYCNWTITEDAKLVEALVYMVNMGGFKADNGFKSGYLQHLETALKEKIPNSGILGKPHIESRIKTMKKDWQVVYDMVNGTNTSGFGYDSSTHSVTAEPTVWDSYIQVHKEAGKWRNKIFPHCEDLCIIFEKDRAQGDKAKDFAQMEEDANNEEQFEQIEDGFEDQTTENEESSNIGSKKRKRVDVVIKGITIAANLLGENLEKAANSMNQAILGETEVQKKSFDGDS, from the exons ATGAGACATTCATCTGCGAGAAATTTTATAGAAAGATGTTTTGGTATTTTGAAGGCAAGATGGGGAATTTTAAGGGACAACTCACATTATCCAATTGATCTAACAAATAAGATTATAATGGCATGTTGTCTTCTTCATAATTATATAAGGCAGGAAATGACAATTGATCCATTTGAGAACCGATTTGAACTAGATGAGGGAACCGGAGATGTCGGTGGTGGAGACGATGATCATATCACTACTGTTGGTGTATCAACCGAGTGGACTACATTTAGAAACAATTTAGCGCAAA TAAGTGTGATGGAAAAAAGCATAAACTATTGCAACTGGACAATAACTGAAGATGCCAAGCTCGTGGAAGCATTGGTATATATGGTGAACATGGGAGGATTTAAAGCGGATAATGGTTTTAAATCTGGATACTTACAACATCTAGAAACGGCATTGAAGGAAAAAATTCCTAACTCTGGCATATTGGGTAAACCCCACATTGAGTCAAGGATCAAAACCATGAAAAAAGATTGGCAAGTCGTTTATGATATGGTGAATGGTACGAACACAAGCGGTTTTGGTTATGATAGCTCCACTCATTCTGTAACAGCTGAACCAACGGTTTGGGATTCTTACATACAG GTTCATAAAGAGGCAggaaaatggagaaataagataTTTCCTCATTGCGAGGATTTATGTATCATCTTTGAGAAGGATAGAGCTCAAGGGGATAAAGCCAAGGATTTTGCCCAAATGGAAGAAGATGCAAACAATGAAGAACAATTTGAACAAATAGAAGATGGCTTTGAAGATCAAACCACAgaaaatgaagaatcttcaaaCATAGGCTCAAAGAAGAGAAAAAGAGTTGATGTTGTTATTAAGGGAATAACCATTGCAGCTAACCTCCTTGGAGAAAATCTTGAAAAAGCAGCTAATAGCATGAATCAAGCAATACTAGGAGAAACAGAAGTACAAAAAAAAAGCTTCGATGGTGATTCCTGA
- the LOC111918696 gene encoding uncharacterized protein LOC111918696, whose product MATLLLNHPMMTAQISKAPMTMANLLLNAAQTPKPSMATTGNLLLTPPLLLIPPLMMFALKSTQQPPLFKNSFLNTSRSKKSFSYTPPTSSSTRPLSLRLSWNNAAVPISPVHKKDHKGFGGNMSCADFWGPLSGWDDVVQMEKKFVCGWAAKEDSTVAGTEDDIQEAKRKIHKTITRSDDFAPTLLRMWHSWYYLQSWKNFGKRKDRNPSKKQCVTFNDVEGVDAAKAELLEIVSCIKGDSKYMKLGAKLPRGVLLAGPPGTGKTLLARAVAGEANVAFFSMSASEFVEIFAGNGAARVRNLFSDARKRSPSIIFIDEIDAVGGQRGISFNSERDQTLNQVNIILI is encoded by the exons ATGGCAACCCTTTTGTTGAACCACCCGATGATGACTGCACAGATATCAAAAGCCCCCATGACAATGGCAAACCTTTTGTTGAACGCTGCGCAGACGCCAAAACCCTCCATGGCGACGACGGGAAACCTTTTGTTGACCCCTCCGCTTTTGTTGATCCCTCCGCTGATGATGTTTGCCCTAAAATCCACTCAACAGCCTCCTCTCTTTAAAAATAGTTTCTTGAATACTTCTCGCTCTAAAAAAAGTTTCTCATATACTCCGCCAACATCCTCCTCGACGCGCCCTCTGTCTCTTCGTCTTTCTTGGAACAATGCTGCCGTACCCATCTCTCCTGTCCATAAAAAG GACCACAAGGGTTTTGGTGGCAACATGAGCTGCGCTGATTTTTGGGGCCCTTTGTCGGGTTGGGATGATGTGGTGCAAATGGAGAAAAAG TTCGTGTGTGGATGGGCGGCCAAAGAGGACAGTACTGTTGCAGGGACCGAAGATG ACATACAGGAGGCAAAAAGAAAAATTCATAAAACAATAACGAGGTCTGATG ATTTTGCCCCCACCTTGTTGCGTATGTGGCACTCATGGTATTAccttcaaagttggaaaaattttggaaaaagaaaagatAGAAACCCGAGTAAAAAACAATGCGTAACTTTCAATGATGTGGAAGGTGTTGATGCTGCCAAGGCTGAACTTCTTGAG ATCGTCTCATGCATTAAAGGAGATAGTAAATATATGAAACTTGGGGCGAAATTACCACGAGGGGTTCTGCTTGCGGGTCCCCCGGGAACCGGAAAAACATTGTTGGCCCGTGCAGTGGCCGGAGAAGCTAATGTGGCGTTTTTCTCGATGTCTGCTAGTGAATTTGTCGAGATTTTTGCTGGTAACGGGGCTGCCCGTGTTCGAAATCTTTTCAGCGATGCCAGAAAACGTTCACCGTCTATTATTTTCATTGATGAGATAGATGCTGTTGGAGGGCAACGTGGAATATCTTTCAATAGTGAACGTGATCAAACTTTAAACcaggtaaatattattttaatttaa
- the LOC122194418 gene encoding probable inactive ATP-dependent zinc metalloprotease FTSHI 3, chloroplastic: MDGFEKGATVVVIAATNRPELLDSALMRPGRFSRKVVVGKPDEDGRRKIFSLYLEKVPMDKEDKQVICDIVASRTPGLVGADLENIANEAVMLAARTGGDYVTKEDVLQALERSTTKICNDDATSEAKSPYLFGQMALESVQAGGY, encoded by the exons ATGGATGGATTTGAGAAGGGTGCAACTGTGGTGGTTATAGCGGCTACTAACAGACCGGAGTTGCTGGATTCTGCTTTGATGAGACCGGGTCGGTTTTCCAGGAAAGTGGTTGTGGgtaaaccagatgaagatggaaGAAGAAAGATTTTTTCCTTATATTTAGAAAAGGTGCCCATGGACAAGGAGGACAAACAAGTCATTTGTGACATTGTTGCTTCACGTACACCAGGGTTAGTTGGGGCTGATCTTGAAAATATAGCTAATGAGGCTGTAATGCTTGCTGCTCGTACAG GTGGTGATTATGTGACCAAGGAGGATGTTCTTCAAGCTCTTGAGAGGTCCACAACCAAGATTTGTAATGATGATGCTACCAGTGAAGCTAAGTCACCGTATTTGTTTGGACAAATGGCACTAGAAAGTGTGCAAGCCGGGGGATATTGA
- the LOC122197919 gene encoding glutathione S-transferase T3-like, with product MNPNYYTHLLSSYDPENPNNHPQHPYPNPNNHLQYPYPSPNNFPQYPYPNPNNHSQHSYQNAYPDSTSPDPPHIPENEPTPTETPTSKRQKNKKTYWSKEEEMLLAKAWLQISEDSITGSQQRDKEFWRRIIAYYEKSNTSNVARTQANLKTHWHYMNPFAVAFNQMYIVLKSQHLSGWSEDDLKRATFEHYHARYGADFRHEHIWNIVKNEQKWKGSSTASGVSMSSSNTESFINLDNDEITTRPIGRNAAKKAAKGKSTNSTSSSGNRLDEILEKHIEENKKTFERYQNSLDMKNALKERKMKIKEEKVKNDEISIIFMDPTTMSEDGREIWRNRCDEIKIKYNMK from the coding sequence ATGAATCCGAATTACTATACACACTTGTTATCTTCTTATGATCCCGAAAATCCAAACAATCATCCACAACATCCATACCCAAATCCAAACAATCATCTACAATATCCATATCCAAGTCCAAACAATTTTCCGCAATATCCATACCCAAATCCAAATAATCATTCACAACATTCATACCAAAATGCATACCCAGATTCTACCAGCCCGGATCCTCCCCATATTCCAGAAAATGAGCCAACACCAACAGAAACTCCTACCAGCAAacgacaaaaaaataaaaaaacctaCTGGAGCAAAGAAGAAGAAATGCTGTTGGCAAAAGCTTGGCTACAAATTTCAGAAGATAGCATTACTGGAAGTCAACAACGTGATAAAGAGTTCTGGAGACGAATTATTGCATACTATGAAAAAAGCAACACGTCAAACGTTGCAAGAACTCAAGCCAACCTCAAAACGCATTGGCATTACATGAACCCATTTGCAGTTGCATTTAATCAAATGTATATAGTGTTGAAAAGTCAACACCTCAGTGGATGGTCTGAGGATGATCTCAAACGTGCAACTTTTGAGCATTATCATGCTAGATATGGTGCCGATTTTAGGCACGAACATATTTGGAATATCGTTAAAAATGAACAGAAATGGAAAGGTTCAAGCACTGCATCTGGGGTATCTATGTCTTCATCAAATACAGAATCTTTCATTAACCTGGATAATGATGAAATTACCACTCGTCCAATTGGTAGGAATGCAGCAAAAAAAGCAGCAAAAGGGAAATCTACCAATTCCACTTCGTCATCTGGTAATAGGCTTGATGAAATACTTGAAAAACATatagaagaaaataaaaagaCTTTTGAACGCTATCAAAACTCTTTGGATATGAAAAATGCATTGAAAGAAAGAAAGATGAAGATTAAAGAAGAAAAGGTAAAGAATGATGAAATTTCAATCATTTTCATGGATCCCACTACCATGTCAGAAGATGGACGTGAAATTTGGAGAAATCGTTGTGACGAAATTAAGATAAAATACAATATGAAGTAA